The window GAACGCGGGTGATTCCGGGAGCCTCGGGGGATTACGGTTGTAGGTCCCCAGGACTCGGTGGCCGGCCCGGATGAGTGCCTGGGCGATGCTGCTTCCGATGAAGCCTGAGACGCCGGTGACCAGAAGGGTTGCCATGTTCAGAACCTCCAATGTTTGGTAGAATCCGGGGATGTTTCAATCCCTGATACCTAGTTGGCGTGCAAACGTTGTAACCAGCACCGGATGCAGCGGAGCTATCTGGGGTCCGGCCCCAGGGGGAGCGCCGCCGAGGGGCAAGGGTACTACCTTTTGCGCACTACATACCTATTAAAGCAGATAAGGAGAGGGTATGACCAGTCAGCTTCGCCGTTTTATTCTACTGGGGGGTATAACCCTGGCAATTTCCGGATATGTGTATCTTAATCTGCCTCTGGCACAGGTTCCTTGGATTGCCCGGGTTCTGGGATTGGGGAATTTACCCGGGGACCTTCCCTGGTATGCGAACCGGTTCGGTTCAGCGTTTCTTCTCATGGGGCTGGTTCCCATGGGGTTATTCCGGCTCCTGGGCTGGCGCTGGAACCAGGCATATCTGAGGCCCCGGGGAGAGTTTATTACCGATCCGGTGTATTGGGTCCTGGTGGCAGGGTTTCTCGGTGTGATTGCCCTTTCCGCAGGCAGTCCCCCCATCCGGGGGTTTTACCCCTTTTCCAAGACCCTGGGGGAGATGGCTGCCCAGGATGGCTGGGGGTACTTCTTGATCCACGGTGTATTGTATGTGGGGCTGTACTACCTGCCCTGGGAGATTTTGTTCCGGGGAATTCTGATAGGCGGATTGATCCAGGAGCCTGGAAGCATGACCAGGGTCGAGGCTAGGGCTGGCCTTGGTAGGCGGCCGGCGGGAGCCGGTGAGGCTGCCGGGGAGGTCCCGGGCAGGAGGGACGGGAAGGGAAGCCTCCGGGCATGGAAGGCGAGCCTTGCCGGGCCACTGGGGCTGGCGGGGGTTCAGGTGCTGCCCACGGTGTTGCTGCATATTAACCATCCCTTTTCCGAGGTGGCCGGGGCGGTGGTGTTTGGCCTGGTAGCGGGGCTGATGGTGGTGCGCTACCGGAGCATTCTGCCGGTATTGGTGCTGCACGGGGCCGCGGGGCTTTTGACCGACGGCATCATAATCGCTGCCGGGTAGGGTGCCGGAGCTTGTAGAGCCGGTGTACAGGTCGGGAGGCATGGGAATCACCCTAGGAATAGAGAAAATATAGGCCCCAAGGCGATGGGGGGCTTGTCCGGGGGAGTAGAGCTGTTTATCATGATTTCACCAAAACAGACCGACGGGAGACCAATGTGAGCGAATTAATGCAACACCTGGTAAACGGATTGACCCTGGGAGGGATTTACGCCCTGATTGCCCTGGGCTATACCATGGTGTATGGAATTCTGAAGTTTATAAACTTTGCCCACGGGGAAATACTCATGATGGGTACCTACGCCGGGCTTTTTACCTATAACCTGCTACGTACCGGGCTTCAAGGACCGGCTCTGGTGGGGGTGTTTTTTGTGAGTGTCCTGGTGGCTATGGTAGCCGGGGGCACCCTGGGGGTTGTGGTCGAACGGATTGCCTACCGGCCCCTGCGGCGGGCTCCGCGTCTGGCGCCCCTGTTGAGCGCCATCGGGGTGTCTATTATTTTGATGAACCTCGCGGGGTTCGTGTTCGGTACCAAATCCCTTAAATATGAGTATCCCTTCAGCAATAAGCCCTTTGTTGTGGGCGGGGTTTCGATTACCCCCAATCAGCTGCTGATTCTGGGTGTTTCGGTGGTGATGATGGTGCTGCTGAAGCTCTTCATCGACCGTACCCGCATGGGACGGGCAATGCGGGCAACCAGTTTGGATCAGGATGTGGCCCGGCTGATGGGGGTGAGTGTGGATACCATCATCAGCCTGACCTTTGCTATCGGTTCAGCCCTGGCTGCGGTGGCGGGGGTACTTATTGCCCTGGAATTCAAGGTGTATCCGACCATGGGAACCATGGCCGGGCTTAAGGCCTTCGTCGCAGCCGTTGTGGGAGGAATCGGGAATATTTCCGGTGCCATGATCGGCGGGGTGCTCCTGGGGATTCTTGAGACCTTCGGGGTGGCGGTGCTGGGTATTCCCGTGGGCTTAAAGGATACCATTGCCTTTACGGTGCTGATCATCATTCTTTTGGTGAAGCCTGCGGGTATCTTGGGTAAGGCAATTCGGGAGAAGGTGTAACTATGATTAATTTTGTTTTACTGCTCCTGGTATATATGGGGATTTATTCGATTCTGGCCCTGAGCCAGAACCTGATTACCGGGTTCGGGGGAATGCTCAGTCTTGCCCATGCTGCGTTTTTTGCCATTGGCAGCTACACCACGGCAATCATGATGCATTCTGCGGCCCAGGCCGGGGCAGGGTTTGATCTGATCTGGGCGTTTATGTTGTCGGCCCTGTTGAGCGGTTTGCTGGGGGTGCTCATCGGACTGCCGACCCTGCGGCTCCGGGGGGATTATCTGGCCATTGCGACCCTGGGATTCGGGGAGATTACCCGGAATGTGATCCTGAACTGGGATTCCCTGACCAGGGGGCCCATGGGGTTCAGCGGGTTGGCTGCCCCGAAAATTTTGGGGTTGCAGCTGGATCCGACCAATAAGTGGGGTTATGTGATCATGACCTGGCTGGTGGTGGCCCTGGTGTTCCTCCTGCTCCGGCGATTGACCAGGAGCAGGATCGGCAGGGCTCTGGATGCGGTCCGGGAGGATGAGATCGCCGCCTGGTCCATGGGGATAAATATTACCCAATACAAGGTGGGGGCCTTCATTGTAGGGGCCCTGGTGGCTGGGTTCGCCGGAACCCTGTGGACGGCCTACAACCAGTCTGTATCGCCGAATAGTTTTGATTTTCTTCTGTCTGTGAATGTTTTATGTATGGTGGTTCTGGGAGGTCTGGGGAATCACTGGGGTTCCATCCTCGGTGCGGTTCTCCTGGTGCTGGTGGCGGAGCTGCCACGGTTATTGGGGCTTTCCAGCATCCTGCCCCCCCAGGTGCGGCAGATTCTCTTCGGTGTTGTACTGGTGTCTATGATGATTTTCCGGCCCCAGGGGATTATTGTCCGGCGGAGACCGGCGTTACCCGGCCGGAGGGCCGGGGGCGGCGGATCTAGTGGAGGGCCTGGCGGCGGGTCCGGAGGACGGGCCGGCAGCAGTCCCGGACAGGGCATAGGGGATGCGGCGGTGGATGTTTCCGGGGGTGATGCATGAATGTGCTGCTAGAGACGAAGGGCTTGACCCGCCGGTTTGGCGGGGTAGTTGCGGTGAATGAGGTGGATTTCATGGTTCCACCCAATCTTATTTCCGGATTGATCGGTCCCAACGGTGCGGGGAAGACCACCCTGTTCAATACTATTACGGGTATGGATACGGCAACCTCGGGGGGCGTTACCCTTGAAGGTCGGGATATTACCAAGGCTCCGGCCCATGCAATTTCCCGGTGGGGTATCGGCCGTACCTTTCAAAATATCCGGCTGTTCAAGGAAATGACGGTGCTGGAGAATGTTCTGATCGGGCGGCATGGGAAGAACAGCCATATGGGAAGCTTCGGCAGCCGGTTTGTGCATGCCGTGGCGAGCTTTTTGATGATCCAAAAGGATGAGCAGGAGTTGCTTGAGGGTGCCTGGCGCTGGCTGGATTTTCTTAATCTTGGTGAATTCGCCCATAATCTGGCAAAAAACCTGCCCTACGGTAAACAGCGGGAGCTGGAAATCGCCCGGGCCTTGGCAACCGAACCGAAGCTCCTGTTTTTGGATGAACCTGCAGCAGGAATGAACCCTGCGGAAACGGCGGAACTCATGGATACCATCCGCCGGATTCGGGATACCGGGGTGACGGTAGTGCTCATTGAGCACGATATGAAATTGGTGATGAATATCTGCGACCGGATTACCGTGCTCAATTACGGCCGGAAGATAGCCGAGGGAACCCCCGGGGAGATCCGGCAGAACGAGGAGGTCATTGAGGCCTACCTTGGAAAGGATGACGATTAGGTATGTCAGAACATCTTATTTCAATCCGGGATATTCAGGTCAATTACGGAAACATCCAGGCTCTGAAGGGCATTTCTATTGATGTGCCGGAGGGTGAGATCTGTTGTCTGATCGGTGCAAACGGGGCGGGAAAAACCACCCTGCTTAAGGCCATTGTGGGACTAGAGCCCCTGGTAGCCGGATCTATTGAGTTCGACGGACAGCTGATCGCCTCCTCGGAGAAGCGTAAAAGCCTTGCGACCAATGAGATTGTCAGCCGGGGAATTGGCCTTGTTCCCGAGGGGCGCAGGGTATTCGCCGACTTGACCGTGGAAGAGAACCTGGAAATGGGGGCCTTTTTAATCCGGGATGAGGCCAGAATCCGGGAAAAGAAGTCAGAAATGTTCGAATTGTTCCCAATTCTGGAGAAGAGGCGCAGGCAAAAAGCGGCAAGCCTCTCCGGGGGGGAACAGCAGATGCTCGCTATCGGCCGGGCTCTCATGAGCAGCCCCCGGGTCCTGCTTCTGGACGAGCCAGGGTTAGGCCTTGCTCCTCTCATAATCAAGCATATTTTTGACATCATTGCCCGGGTAAATCGGGAAGAGAAGGTCACGGTGTTCCTGGTTGAGCAGAATGCCAGGATGGCTCTGTCCGCTTCGACCAAGGGCTATGTAATGGAAACCGGAACTATTGTGCTAGCCGATGAAGCTCGGCTGCTCCTAGAAAATCCAAGGGTGCGGGGCGCATACCTCGGAGAATAACCATACCCATTGAGGAGGCAGGGAATGCAGATCGCACGGATAATGACGAAAAATCCCTTTACCATTGGACCGAAGGCAAAGGTTACCGAGGCTCAGGCGTTGATGCGTCGGGAGCGGATTCACCGCCTTCCGGTGGTGGACGGAGGGGGACGGCTTGTGGGGATAATCTCCGAGAAGGATCTACTGAACGTCTCACCCTCACCGGCTAGTACCCTAGACATGTATGAGATGAGCGCTCTCCTGGCAAAGATTACCGTAGATTCGGTGATGACTAAAAAGACTATCGTAGCCGACGAGGCGTGTTTGATCGAGGATGCAGCGAGAATGCTGGTGGATAATGACATCGGAGGGCTGCCCGTGGTGAACAAGGATCATGTGGTGGTGGGGATTGTCACCGAATCGGATCTGTTCAAGCTGTTCATTGAAAGTTTCGGGAGCCGGAAGCGCGGACTGCGTATTACCTGTCTGGTACCCGAGCGTCAAGGAGAGTTAGCCGAGCTCACCGGGGCCCTGAGTGCCAAGGGCGGTAATATCATCAGTCTGGGAACCTTCCCCGGTGAAGACTCCACAAACTCCATCGTCGTCATCAAACTTGAAGGCTTGGAGCAGACCCAGGTCTCGGCAATCATTGAGCCGCTTATAGTCCAAGAGCTTGATATACGGGAGGTGTAAACACCTGCTTGAGTAGGAGGTTGATTATGGTAACCCCTACCATGGTAAGAAATATCCACCGGATGAGCCTAGTGCCCCGGTGGATAACCACGTGGCTTCCCAGATAAGCGCCGCTGACCTGGAGAAGTCCCATGAGCAGCCCAAGTGCCGGGGCAATGGATCCGGCAATGGCGAAAACCCCCAGGGAAACGAGATTGCTGGTAAGGTTCATAACCTTCGTCGAGCCTGTGGCGTGTTTCAGATCCATGCCCAGGAGTCCCACAAAGGCGATGGTCCAGAAACTACCCGTCCCGGGGCCGAAAAACCCGTCATAGAATCCCAGGAGCAGGCCGAATCCGAGGTAGAACAATGGTTCTTTCAGCTTTGGCGCCTGGGTGATCTCCGATACATCCGGTTTAGCCAGCATGTACACGAACACACCGATCAGGAGAACCGGAATTATCCTGTTCAAAAAGTCCGGGTTTATGCCCTGGATGGCCAGGGTTCCTCCGGCAGCCCCCACAAAGGTCCAGAAAATCCCCCCTGCCATGGTCTTTGGCGAGGCCAGTCCCCGGCGGCTGTAGCGGATGGCGGCGGTTAAACTTCCAAAGCTTGCCTGGAGCTTGTTTGTTCCTAAACTCAGGTGTGGGGGGATTCCGATGCCCATGAGTACCGGTACGGTAATGATACCTCCGCCCCCGGCGATGGAGTCGATGAAACCCGCTGCAAAGGCTGCCAGTAGCGCAAGTCCGAGCTGGAGCACCGAGAGATTGCCTCCGAAGAGTTGAGCATCAAGGAGGGGGGCAGTGATGGAGGACATGAATTCCGGCATGAGAGGCACTATAGCGGATGCGGTGCCGGTGGACAAGCTGGATCATGTATTTTTCTCGACTGGTACGGCTTTTTTGGGTACCATAGACTCTATGAAAAAACACATACAACAGTACGCAGAATTGGTGGTACAGGTTGGTACCGCCTTGAAACAAGGACAGAATCTGCTCATCCAAACCGGAGTGGGCACCTTCGATTTTGCACGAGAAATCGCCCGGGCAGCCTACCGCAGGGGTGCAGGATTTGTGGATATCCGGGTTGTGGATAACGAGCTTCTGAAAGCCCGGCTCGAACTAGCGGATGAACAGACCCTGGATTACGTTCCGCCGGCGGTCATTGCGGATAGCTACCAGCAACTAGCTGAGGATTGGGCGAGAATCAGGATTGACAGCACAGAGGAGCTCGATGTGCTGAAGGGGGTCGATTCGGCGAAACTCGGCCGGGTAACCCGGGCCAACCGGAGCGCCCTATCCGTCCATCGGGATGCTATGATGCGCCACAAGCATCAGTGGCTGGTCATTGCCGCCCCGGGCCCGCGATGGGCTCAAAAGGTCTTCGGCGGTCCCGAGGTGGGAGTTGACCCCAGACTTGATGAGGAGCGGACGGAAAAACTCTGGTCGCAGATGGTTAAGATCCTCCGGCTGGATACCCCGGACCCAGTGGCAACCTGGCAGGATCTGGCAAAAACCCTAAAAACCCGGGCTAAATCCCTGGATGAGATGAAACTAGACTACCTGCATTTTACCGGTCCTGGCACTGATCTGAAGGTAGCCTTGACCGAAACCTCGGTGTGGGCCGGCGGACCTTCCAAGACCCCCGAGGGTACGGTGTTTGAACCGAACCTCCCCACCGAAGAGGTATTCACCACCCCGGACTTCCGGCGAACCTCGGGGCGTGTCGCCTGCACCCGGCCGGTAAAGGTGATGGAAAGCCTGGTATTGGGTGCCTGGTTTGAGTTTAAGGATGGAAAGGTAGTGGATTTCGGGGCAGACCAGGGTAAGGATGTCCTGGAGAAGTACCTAACCGTTGATGAGGGAGCAGGGTACCTGGGAGAGGTTGCCCTGGTGGACGCATCGAGCCCTATATACCAGAGCGGTCTGCTGTTTAACAGTATTCTCTACGACGAAAATGCCAGTTGTCATATCGCCCTCGGGGCGGGGTATCCCTTCTGCCTGTCCAATGCCCATGACCTGAACTCCCCTGCCCAGCTCAAAGAAGCGGGCTGTAACGTCAGTTTAGTTCACACCGATTTTATGATCGGCAGCCCCGAGGTAGATGTAACCGGTGTAAGTAAGAACGGCGAGGAACACGCCGTCATCCGCCAGGGCAGTTTCGTCCTCTAGGGTTCGCCCGGAGGTCGCGCGCCCTGGAGGCCTCGGGGCGGCGGTTTCCAGAGCTACCTGGAAGGGCTCCGGCTCACCCCGGGTGATGGTGGTACCCACCAGTTTTCTAAAACTGCTCTGCAATTTTGTAAAACGTGGCGG of the Spirochaeta lutea genome contains:
- a CDS encoding CPBP family intramembrane glutamic endopeptidase, with the protein product MTSQLRRFILLGGITLAISGYVYLNLPLAQVPWIARVLGLGNLPGDLPWYANRFGSAFLLMGLVPMGLFRLLGWRWNQAYLRPRGEFITDPVYWVLVAGFLGVIALSAGSPPIRGFYPFSKTLGEMAAQDGWGYFLIHGVLYVGLYYLPWEILFRGILIGGLIQEPGSMTRVEARAGLGRRPAGAGEAAGEVPGRRDGKGSLRAWKASLAGPLGLAGVQVLPTVLLHINHPFSEVAGAVVFGLVAGLMVVRYRSILPVLVLHGAAGLLTDGIIIAAG
- a CDS encoding branched-chain amino acid ABC transporter permease; amino-acid sequence: MQHLVNGLTLGGIYALIALGYTMVYGILKFINFAHGEILMMGTYAGLFTYNLLRTGLQGPALVGVFFVSVLVAMVAGGTLGVVVERIAYRPLRRAPRLAPLLSAIGVSIILMNLAGFVFGTKSLKYEYPFSNKPFVVGGVSITPNQLLILGVSVVMMVLLKLFIDRTRMGRAMRATSLDQDVARLMGVSVDTIISLTFAIGSALAAVAGVLIALEFKVYPTMGTMAGLKAFVAAVVGGIGNISGAMIGGVLLGILETFGVAVLGIPVGLKDTIAFTVLIIILLVKPAGILGKAIREKV
- a CDS encoding branched-chain amino acid ABC transporter permease — its product is MINFVLLLLVYMGIYSILALSQNLITGFGGMLSLAHAAFFAIGSYTTAIMMHSAAQAGAGFDLIWAFMLSALLSGLLGVLIGLPTLRLRGDYLAIATLGFGEITRNVILNWDSLTRGPMGFSGLAAPKILGLQLDPTNKWGYVIMTWLVVALVFLLLRRLTRSRIGRALDAVREDEIAAWSMGINITQYKVGAFIVGALVAGFAGTLWTAYNQSVSPNSFDFLLSVNVLCMVVLGGLGNHWGSILGAVLLVLVAELPRLLGLSSILPPQVRQILFGVVLVSMMIFRPQGIIVRRRPALPGRRAGGGGSSGGPGGGSGGRAGSSPGQGIGDAAVDVSGGDA
- a CDS encoding ABC transporter ATP-binding protein, whose product is MNVLLETKGLTRRFGGVVAVNEVDFMVPPNLISGLIGPNGAGKTTLFNTITGMDTATSGGVTLEGRDITKAPAHAISRWGIGRTFQNIRLFKEMTVLENVLIGRHGKNSHMGSFGSRFVHAVASFLMIQKDEQELLEGAWRWLDFLNLGEFAHNLAKNLPYGKQRELEIARALATEPKLLFLDEPAAGMNPAETAELMDTIRRIRDTGVTVVLIEHDMKLVMNICDRITVLNYGRKIAEGTPGEIRQNEEVIEAYLGKDDD
- a CDS encoding ABC transporter ATP-binding protein; its protein translation is MSEHLISIRDIQVNYGNIQALKGISIDVPEGEICCLIGANGAGKTTLLKAIVGLEPLVAGSIEFDGQLIASSEKRKSLATNEIVSRGIGLVPEGRRVFADLTVEENLEMGAFLIRDEARIREKKSEMFELFPILEKRRRQKAASLSGGEQQMLAIGRALMSSPRVLLLDEPGLGLAPLIIKHIFDIIARVNREEKVTVFLVEQNARMALSASTKGYVMETGTIVLADEARLLLENPRVRGAYLGE
- a CDS encoding CBS and ACT domain-containing protein gives rise to the protein MQIARIMTKNPFTIGPKAKVTEAQALMRRERIHRLPVVDGGGRLVGIISEKDLLNVSPSPASTLDMYEMSALLAKITVDSVMTKKTIVADEACLIEDAARMLVDNDIGGLPVVNKDHVVVGIVTESDLFKLFIESFGSRKRGLRITCLVPERQGELAELTGALSAKGGNIISLGTFPGEDSTNSIVVIKLEGLEQTQVSAIIEPLIVQELDIREV
- a CDS encoding TSUP family transporter, with the translated sequence MPEFMSSITAPLLDAQLFGGNLSVLQLGLALLAAFAAGFIDSIAGGGGIITVPVLMGIGIPPHLSLGTNKLQASFGSLTAAIRYSRRGLASPKTMAGGIFWTFVGAAGGTLAIQGINPDFLNRIIPVLLIGVFVYMLAKPDVSEITQAPKLKEPLFYLGFGLLLGFYDGFFGPGTGSFWTIAFVGLLGMDLKHATGSTKVMNLTSNLVSLGVFAIAGSIAPALGLLMGLLQVSGAYLGSHVVIHRGTRLIRWIFLTMVGVTIINLLLKQVFTPPVYQALGL
- a CDS encoding aminopeptidase, giving the protein MKKHIQQYAELVVQVGTALKQGQNLLIQTGVGTFDFAREIARAAYRRGAGFVDIRVVDNELLKARLELADEQTLDYVPPAVIADSYQQLAEDWARIRIDSTEELDVLKGVDSAKLGRVTRANRSALSVHRDAMMRHKHQWLVIAAPGPRWAQKVFGGPEVGVDPRLDEERTEKLWSQMVKILRLDTPDPVATWQDLAKTLKTRAKSLDEMKLDYLHFTGPGTDLKVALTETSVWAGGPSKTPEGTVFEPNLPTEEVFTTPDFRRTSGRVACTRPVKVMESLVLGAWFEFKDGKVVDFGADQGKDVLEKYLTVDEGAGYLGEVALVDASSPIYQSGLLFNSILYDENASCHIALGAGYPFCLSNAHDLNSPAQLKEAGCNVSLVHTDFMIGSPEVDVTGVSKNGEEHAVIRQGSFVL